From Polaribacter butkevichii, a single genomic window includes:
- the pyrF gene encoding orotidine-5'-phosphate decarboxylase, translating to MTTQELIAQIKKKNSFLCIGLDVDLNKIPSHLLKEEDPIFAFNKAIIDATHHLCVAYKPNTAFYEAYGLKGWQSLEKTIQYLNSNYPEIYTIADAKRGDIGNTSTMYAKAFFEDLAFDSVTVAPYMGKDSVEPFLAFKNKHTIMLALTSNEGAFDFQTKEVNGRELYKEVLETSKGWKNSENLMYVVGATKAEYFKEIRKIVPNSFLLVPGVGAQGGNLQDVCTYGLSENVGLLINSSRGIIYASKNEDFATKAAIKAAELQQEMAEILNQ from the coding sequence ATGACAACACAAGAACTTATTGCCCAAATTAAAAAGAAAAATTCATTTTTATGCATCGGATTAGATGTGGATTTAAACAAAATTCCATCGCATCTTTTAAAAGAAGAAGATCCTATTTTTGCATTTAACAAAGCAATTATTGATGCTACCCATCATTTATGTGTTGCTTATAAACCAAACACAGCTTTTTATGAAGCATACGGTCTTAAAGGTTGGCAATCTCTAGAAAAAACCATTCAGTATTTAAATAGTAATTACCCAGAAATCTACACCATTGCAGATGCAAAACGCGGCGATATTGGCAACACCTCAACCATGTATGCAAAAGCTTTCTTTGAAGATTTAGCATTCGATTCGGTTACTGTTGCGCCTTATATGGGTAAAGATTCGGTAGAGCCTTTTTTAGCTTTTAAAAACAAACATACTATTATGTTGGCTTTGACATCTAATGAAGGGGCTTTCGATTTTCAAACAAAAGAAGTAAATGGTAGAGAATTATACAAAGAGGTTTTAGAGACTTCTAAAGGATGGAAAAACTCAGAAAACTTAATGTATGTTGTAGGTGCTACAAAAGCAGAATACTTTAAAGAAATTAGAAAAATTGTTCCGAATTCTTTTTTATTAGTTCCGGGTGTTGGTGCACAAGGTGGTAATTTACAAGATGTTTGTACATATGGTTTATCAGAAAATGTAGGTTTACTAATTAACTCTTCTAGAGGAATTATTTACGCTTCTAAAAACGAAGACTTTGCAACTAAAGCTGCGATAAAAGCAGCAGAATTACAACAAGAAATGGCAGAAATTTTAAATCAATAA
- a CDS encoding DUF5522 domain-containing protein translates to MYNKRVELEEGDFYVNEQGYKVFTEKFHLKRGYCCKSGCKHCPYGYDKKTDSFK, encoded by the coding sequence GTGTATAATAAAAGAGTAGAATTAGAGGAAGGTGATTTTTATGTAAATGAACAAGGTTATAAAGTGTTTACAGAAAAGTTTCACCTAAAAAGAGGATATTGCTGTAAAAGCGGATGTAAACATTGTCCTTATGGGTACGATAAAAAAACAGATTCTTTTAAATAA
- a CDS encoding ABC transporter substrate-binding protein, with amino-acid sequence MQVQDQIGRILAFKKTPKRIISLVPSLTELLVDLGLEDSIVGITKFCIHPVNLKQTKTIVGGTKSIHPEKIKALQPDIILCNKEENSKEIVAICEQIAPTHVSDIFTIDDNLALIKQYGNLFSVESNALEMITKISLKLTDFKQFIKNKATKKVVYFIWKDPWMAAGNTTFINHLLELNKFDNIYQHKKRYPEVDLEEMKLNTQLDLVLLSSEPFPFKQEHLLEAEKNTSKAKAILVDGEMFSWTGSRLLKAFDYFKSLH; translated from the coding sequence ATGCAGGTTCAAGATCAAATAGGCAGAATATTGGCGTTTAAAAAAACACCAAAACGGATTATTTCTCTTGTACCGAGTTTAACTGAATTACTGGTAGATTTAGGTTTAGAAGATTCTATTGTTGGTATTACTAAGTTTTGTATACATCCTGTAAACTTAAAACAAACCAAAACAATTGTTGGGGGTACAAAAAGTATTCACCCAGAAAAAATTAAGGCTTTACAGCCTGATATTATCCTTTGTAATAAGGAAGAAAACAGCAAAGAAATTGTAGCAATCTGTGAACAAATTGCACCAACTCATGTTTCAGATATTTTTACGATTGATGATAATCTAGCACTTATAAAACAATACGGAAATCTATTTTCTGTAGAAAGTAACGCTTTAGAAATGATTACCAAAATTAGTCTTAAACTGACAGATTTTAAGCAATTCATCAAAAACAAAGCAACAAAAAAAGTAGTTTATTTTATTTGGAAAGATCCTTGGATGGCTGCTGGAAATACTACTTTTATCAATCATTTACTAGAATTAAACAAGTTTGATAATATCTATCAGCATAAAAAACGCTACCCTGAAGTGGATTTAGAAGAAATGAAATTAAACACACAACTTGATTTAGTTTTATTATCTTCAGAACCATTTCCTTTTAAGCAAGAACATCTCTTAGAAGCAGAAAAAAACACCTCTAAAGCAAAAGCGATACTTGTAGATGGAGAAATGTTTTCTTGGACCGGAAGTAGATTACTAAAAGCGTTTGATTACTTTAAATCTTTGCATTAA
- a CDS encoding M15 family metallopeptidase produces the protein MGIYKLFIKLSILLIFFGCINGCKKERKKVAEKTIAVAKKKDSLVLLPKYLTKNYVLGKFDYTKNPDFVIVPKENSSKKIYLRKEVLTAFLKMKNAAQKEGITLKVISGTRNFEHQKNIWNYKWNVKFKNLAPLKRAQKILEYSSMPSTSRHHWGTDLDLNSLSNTHFLHGQGKKTYDWLLKNAARFGFHQVYTSKENGRTGYHEEKWHWSYTPLSTLYLKFYNDNVILKDINGFKGHTFAKDLNVIQAYVNGINPIISNLNI, from the coding sequence TTGGGCATTTATAAACTATTTATAAAACTAAGTATCCTTCTTATTTTCTTCGGATGTATTAATGGCTGTAAAAAAGAGCGGAAAAAAGTTGCTGAAAAAACAATTGCCGTTGCCAAGAAAAAGGACTCTCTTGTGCTGCTTCCTAAATACCTCACAAAAAATTATGTGTTAGGAAAGTTTGATTACACCAAAAACCCCGATTTTGTAATTGTTCCTAAAGAAAATTCATCAAAAAAAATATATCTAAGAAAAGAAGTGTTGACTGCTTTTCTTAAAATGAAAAATGCTGCTCAAAAAGAAGGGATTACTTTAAAAGTGATTTCTGGAACTAGAAACTTTGAGCATCAAAAGAATATATGGAATTACAAATGGAATGTGAAATTCAAAAATTTAGCCCCTTTAAAAAGAGCTCAAAAAATTCTTGAATACAGTTCAATGCCTTCTACATCTAGACATCATTGGGGAACCGATTTAGACCTTAATAGTTTATCTAATACTCACTTTTTACATGGTCAAGGAAAAAAAACATACGATTGGTTATTAAAAAATGCTGCTAGATTTGGGTTTCATCAAGTGTACACATCCAAAGAAAATGGAAGAACGGGGTATCATGAAGAAAAATGGCATTGGTCTTACACGCCACTTTCTACCCTTTATTTAAAATTTTACAATGACAACGTTATCCTAAAAGATATAAACGGGTTTAAAGGACACACTTTTGCCAAAGATTTAAACGTTATTCAGGCTTATGTAAATGGTATAAACCCAATAATCTCAAACCTCAACATTTAA
- a CDS encoding TlpA family protein disulfide reductase, translating into MFKKVSILVLLAVFMSCNLEKPTVFSEKALKEKVYNLNDEVANFKEVLEQYKGKKILIDVWASWCRDCIAGMPKVKALQKEFPEVVYLFLSVDEKKGSWKRGVERYNVIGEHYNLPKGMKKGDLVDFLNVSWIPRYVVVDENGGISLFNATDAADKDVIEALKKSI; encoded by the coding sequence ATGTTTAAAAAAGTGTCTATTTTAGTTTTACTAGCTGTTTTTATGAGTTGTAATTTAGAAAAACCAACGGTGTTTTCAGAAAAAGCTTTAAAGGAAAAAGTATATAATTTAAATGATGAGGTTGCAAACTTTAAAGAAGTATTGGAGCAATACAAAGGAAAAAAGATACTTATTGATGTTTGGGCTTCTTGGTGTAGAGATTGTATTGCAGGAATGCCAAAAGTAAAAGCATTGCAAAAAGAGTTTCCGGAGGTAGTTTATCTCTTTTTATCTGTTGATGAAAAAAAAGGATCTTGGAAAAGAGGAGTGGAGCGTTACAATGTTATTGGTGAGCATTACAATTTACCAAAAGGGATGAAAAAAGGAGATTTAGTCGATTTTTTAAATGTAAGTTGGATTCCGAGATATGTTGTTGTAGATGAAAACGGAGGAATTTCTTTATTTAATGCCACAGATGCTGCGGATAAAGACGTTATTGAGGCATTAAAAAAATCTATATAA
- a CDS encoding DUF4197 domain-containing protein translates to MIKRILILVMAVQLVGCAELQKVANQVTQGTGLSQEQIGNGLREALDNGIKNQVSKLTATNGFYKNELVKIMLPEELQAVDNGLRKIGLGNLADEGIKVLNRAAEDAVKTATPIFVNAVKDMSFTDAKNILLGDQNAATTYLQGKTTESLTASFSPVIKNSFSKVGADKVWSNLISKYNSIPFVNKVNLDLTQYVTNQALKGVFTMIEVEEKGIREKAGLRTSALLKQVFALQD, encoded by the coding sequence ATGATAAAAAGAATTTTAATTTTAGTGATGGCAGTTCAGCTTGTGGGATGTGCGGAATTGCAAAAAGTTGCAAATCAGGTAACACAAGGAACAGGTTTAAGTCAAGAGCAAATTGGGAATGGTTTACGTGAAGCTTTAGATAATGGAATAAAAAACCAGGTTTCTAAGTTAACAGCAACCAACGGGTTTTATAAAAACGAATTGGTAAAAATTATGTTACCAGAAGAATTACAAGCGGTAGATAATGGTTTGCGTAAAATTGGTTTGGGTAATTTAGCAGATGAAGGAATTAAAGTTTTAAACAGAGCAGCAGAAGATGCGGTAAAAACAGCGACTCCTATTTTTGTAAACGCAGTAAAAGATATGTCTTTTACAGATGCTAAAAATATTCTTTTAGGAGATCAAAACGCTGCAACAACGTATTTGCAAGGTAAAACTACAGAGAGTTTAACGGCTAGTTTTAGTCCAGTTATTAAAAATTCTTTCTCTAAAGTAGGTGCAGATAAGGTTTGGAGTAACTTAATTAGTAAATACAATTCTATTCCTTTTGTAAATAAAGTGAATCTAGATTTAACTCAATATGTAACAAACCAAGCTTTAAAAGGTGTTTTTACAATGATTGAAGTTGAGGAAAAAGGAATTAGAGAAAAAGCAGGTTTAAGAACTTCTGCTTTATTAAAACAAGTATTTGCGTTGCAAGACTAA
- the tpiA gene encoding triose-phosphate isomerase yields MRTKIVAGNWKMNNDKSESKKLIKDLKKAIKKEKLKNTRVIVAPTFVNLSASLKAAKDSKIEVVAQNMHQAKNGAYTGEISADMLKAIGIKTVILGHSERRTYFNETDASLAAKVDAILANDLETIFCFGELLEDRKSENHFAVVESQISNALFHLEADAWKSIILAYEPVWAIGTGETASAEQAQEMHAFIRSIVGKKYNKEVADEVSILYGGSVKPANAEEIFSKPDVDGGLIGGAALNVDDFTGIIKAI; encoded by the coding sequence ATGAGAACAAAAATAGTAGCAGGTAACTGGAAAATGAACAATGATAAGTCGGAAAGTAAAAAACTTATCAAAGATTTAAAAAAAGCAATTAAAAAAGAGAAGTTAAAAAATACTCGTGTAATTGTTGCTCCTACTTTTGTAAATTTATCTGCTTCTTTAAAAGCAGCTAAAGATTCTAAAATTGAAGTGGTTGCACAAAATATGCACCAAGCTAAAAACGGAGCGTATACAGGAGAAATTTCTGCAGATATGTTAAAAGCAATCGGAATTAAAACGGTTATTTTAGGACATTCTGAAAGAAGAACTTATTTTAATGAAACAGATGCATCTTTAGCAGCAAAAGTAGATGCTATTTTAGCAAATGATTTAGAAACTATTTTCTGTTTTGGAGAATTGTTAGAAGACAGAAAATCTGAAAACCATTTTGCAGTTGTAGAAAGTCAAATTTCTAATGCTTTATTTCACTTAGAAGCAGATGCTTGGAAAAGTATTATTTTAGCATACGAACCAGTTTGGGCAATTGGTACAGGAGAAACTGCAAGTGCAGAACAAGCACAAGAAATGCATGCTTTTATTAGAAGTATTGTAGGCAAAAAATATAATAAAGAAGTTGCTGATGAAGTGTCTATCTTATACGGAGGAAGTGTAAAACCTGCGAATGCTGAAGAAATTTTTTCTAAACCAGATGTAGATGGAGGATTAATTGGTGGAGCTGCTTTAAACGTAGATGACTTTACAGGAATTATTAAAGCTATTTAA
- a CDS encoding SusC/RagA family TonB-linked outer membrane protein, giving the protein MRKFLKVSLMLFLGLIVQVTFAQKKTISGTVSDQSGSLPGVSVLVKGTTKGVETDFDGNYKITSKKGDVLIFSYLGFKSVEKKVGNSAFINVTLEEDNSVLDEVIVVAYGTTTKEAFTGSANVVGATDLALRSVTSPIGAIEGKATGVQFLSASGQPGSSPDIVIRGVGTLNGSTDPLFIVDGMQFDGSLGSINQDDIASMTVLKDAASTSLYGSRAANGVVIITTKKGKKNRTTVSASTQYSVITRSIPNYDMVGAGSYYELMWEGYKNTIGGANPEVEASAKIYNQLGYNPFDVANDQIVGTDGKLNPSANLKYQSLDWFDYLERTGSRKNHSVNVSSGGENHSIFYSASYLKEEGYVIESDYERVTNRLNADFSPTKNLTVGGSAYITTTNSHGPTSGGDSSTANPFAWANSLGPIYPVYQVDNNGKIVNDASGNPLYDLGEGYPANNIQTRPYNPGRHGIAELILNEDQDKLNLYGFRNYAELTILDGLKARVSYGRDIQDNITKGYENETVGDGAPTGRYSEDRYRRVIENFNQVLTYNTSIKDVHNVDVTLGHESMNREFSTLGGIANTQTATGIYEFDNFAAGDNVNGNSTDHRIEGYFARLNYNFDSKYYLSASARRDGTSRFSKDARWGTFYSVGGSWRIDQESFMENVSFIDRLKLRASYGEIGNERLGTFYASQALYEIIPNAGAPGIIWSNTGNVDLEWENQISWDVALEFGLFNNVLEGSVEFYKKTSQDLLYELGIPLSEGLDVFPTNLGDIYNQGLELSLTGHILNTKDFNWDLSVQASTFKNEITKIDSPADNGSKRWEVGRSRYDYYIYHYAGVDVDNGDALYYMFEDTDDGGRTAVLNADGTQATTNDYQEAGEAFTDSSSIPDLIGSVSNSFRYKQFSLDFLFTFGIGGEILDSGYSSLMHAGTFGRSLHVDAENAWRAPGDITDVPRLENGDPNQTVAGSTRFLTDASYLSLKNVNFGYNFDKNVSEKLGLSNLRVSLSAENVFISTKRKGLNPQYSLSGTQTASDYSPSRTVTLGLNLSF; this is encoded by the coding sequence ATGAGAAAATTTTTAAAGGTATCCCTAATGCTGTTTTTGGGGTTAATTGTGCAAGTTACTTTTGCTCAAAAGAAAACTATTTCTGGGACTGTCTCAGATCAATCAGGAAGTTTACCTGGTGTTAGTGTTTTAGTAAAAGGAACTACTAAAGGAGTTGAAACAGATTTTGATGGAAATTATAAAATTACTAGTAAAAAAGGAGACGTTTTAATATTTAGCTACTTAGGTTTTAAATCAGTAGAAAAAAAAGTAGGTAATTCTGCTTTTATTAATGTTACTTTAGAAGAAGATAATAGTGTATTAGATGAAGTTATTGTTGTGGCTTACGGAACAACAACTAAAGAAGCCTTTACAGGTTCTGCTAATGTTGTTGGAGCAACAGATTTAGCACTTAGATCTGTAACATCTCCAATTGGAGCTATAGAAGGTAAAGCAACTGGAGTTCAGTTTCTTTCAGCTTCTGGGCAACCAGGGTCTTCACCAGATATTGTAATTCGTGGTGTTGGTACTCTTAATGGTTCTACAGATCCATTATTTATTGTAGATGGAATGCAGTTTGATGGATCTTTAGGTTCTATCAACCAAGATGATATTGCTTCTATGACTGTTTTAAAAGATGCAGCTTCTACATCTTTATATGGTTCTAGAGCAGCAAATGGTGTTGTTATTATTACAACTAAAAAAGGAAAAAAGAATAGAACTACTGTAAGTGCATCTACTCAGTATAGTGTAATTACAAGATCTATACCTAATTATGATATGGTAGGAGCAGGTTCTTATTATGAGTTAATGTGGGAAGGTTACAAGAATACAATTGGTGGTGCAAACCCAGAAGTTGAAGCTTCTGCAAAAATCTATAACCAATTAGGTTATAACCCATTTGATGTTGCAAATGATCAAATTGTTGGTACAGATGGTAAATTAAATCCTAGTGCTAACCTTAAATATCAATCTTTAGATTGGTTCGATTATTTAGAGAGAACGGGTAGTAGAAAAAATCATTCTGTAAACGTTTCTTCTGGTGGCGAAAATCATTCTATATTTTATTCTGCTTCTTATTTAAAAGAAGAAGGGTATGTTATTGAAAGTGATTATGAGAGAGTTACTAATAGATTAAATGCAGATTTTTCACCAACTAAAAATCTTACTGTTGGTGGTAGTGCGTATATTACAACTACAAATTCTCATGGGCCAACTAGTGGAGGTGATAGTTCTACAGCAAACCCTTTTGCTTGGGCTAACAGTTTAGGTCCTATTTATCCAGTTTATCAAGTAGATAATAATGGTAAGATTGTAAATGATGCTTCAGGAAACCCTTTATATGATTTAGGAGAAGGATATCCAGCTAACAACATTCAAACAAGACCATACAATCCAGGGAGACATGGTATTGCTGAGTTAATTTTAAACGAAGATCAAGATAAACTTAATCTTTATGGATTTAGAAATTATGCTGAACTTACTATTTTAGATGGTTTAAAAGCTAGAGTATCTTACGGTAGAGATATTCAAGACAATATTACTAAAGGATATGAAAACGAAACTGTAGGTGATGGTGCTCCAACAGGTAGATATAGTGAAGATAGATACAGAAGAGTTATTGAAAACTTTAATCAAGTTTTAACATACAATACTTCTATTAAAGATGTTCATAATGTAGACGTAACTTTAGGACACGAGAGTATGAATAGAGAGTTTTCTACATTAGGAGGTATTGCCAATACTCAAACTGCTACTGGTATTTATGAGTTTGATAATTTTGCAGCAGGAGATAATGTAAATGGAAATAGTACAGACCATAGAATAGAAGGGTATTTTGCAAGATTAAATTATAATTTTGATAGCAAATATTACTTAAGTGCTTCTGCAAGAAGAGATGGTACTTCTAGATTTTCTAAAGATGCACGTTGGGGAACGTTTTATTCAGTAGGTGGTTCTTGGAGAATAGACCAAGAGAGTTTTATGGAAAACGTTTCTTTCATCGATAGATTAAAATTAAGAGCCTCTTATGGTGAAATTGGAAACGAAAGACTTGGTACTTTTTATGCTTCTCAAGCATTGTATGAAATAATACCAAACGCAGGTGCACCTGGTATTATTTGGTCTAATACAGGAAATGTAGATTTAGAATGGGAGAACCAAATTAGTTGGGATGTTGCATTAGAGTTTGGTTTGTTTAATAATGTATTAGAAGGTTCTGTAGAATTTTATAAAAAAACTTCACAAGATTTATTATATGAATTAGGTATTCCTCTTTCTGAAGGATTAGATGTGTTTCCTACAAATTTAGGAGATATTTATAACCAAGGTTTAGAACTTAGTTTAACAGGTCATATCTTAAATACTAAAGATTTTAATTGGGACTTATCTGTACAAGCATCTACTTTTAAAAATGAAATCACTAAAATTGATAGTCCAGCAGATAACGGATCAAAACGTTGGGAAGTAGGTAGATCTAGATATGATTATTACATTTATCATTATGCAGGTGTAGATGTAGATAATGGTGATGCTTTATACTATATGTTTGAAGATACTGATGACGGAGGAAGAACTGCTGTTTTAAATGCAGATGGTACACAAGCAACTACTAACGATTATCAAGAAGCTGGAGAAGCATTTACAGATAGTAGTAGTATTCCTGATTTAATTGGGTCTGTATCTAACTCTTTTAGATATAAACAATTTTCGTTAGATTTCTTATTTACTTTTGGTATTGGAGGAGAAATTTTAGATAGTGGATACTCTTCATTAATGCACGCTGGTACTTTTGGTAGATCTTTACATGTAGATGCAGAAAATGCTTGGAGAGCTCCAGGAGATATTACAGATGTACCTCGTTTAGAAAACGGAGACCCTAACCAAACAGTTGCTGGTTCTACTCGTTTTTTAACAGATGCTTCTTACCTTTCTTTAAAAAACGTAAACTTCGGATATAATTTTGATAAAAATGTATCAGAAAAATTAGGTTTAAGTAATTTACGCGTTTCTCTTTCTGCAGAAAATGTTTTTATCAGTACAAAAAGAAAAGGATTAAATCCTCAATATAGTTTGTCAGGAACACAAACTGCATCTGACTATAGTCCTTCTAGAACAGTTACTTTAGGCTTAAATTTATCTTTCTAG
- a CDS encoding RagB/SusD family nutrient uptake outer membrane protein: protein MLRKINLLILGLLAVFVTGCSEDFLETTPTDSIAEADAFASVDNMFLVLNGLHRVMYAQNPISGGTSSRSGQSFYMPALDAMGGEMIHSAPGNGWMTSELRWLTHTNANFTTVNNFWYMRYHIIATSNNLINLIAANGYPEADADVRNILGQAYAYRAWAYHQLVSTFAKGYLIGTPATDPGVPLLLVTGAPFTSEGRATVQVVYDQINDDIAKSITYFNGASDPDNKSHLSINAAHGLKARIDLTQGNWKDAADAAIAARAGFPLLDESDWLSGFNTVDLSEVIWGGTVIDSETNYYQSFFYFISPTFNGSQNRSNPKLINKEVYDAIPSTDFRINMALPLAPNTNSSASNGEGGSYETDPNYDSSDEFWDAWEAIITKYGMTTGHNTHPYMAVKFLQKNPGTIDPDDVIYMRASEMYLIEAEAKAMQSDVTGAQAVLQVFGSSRDTAYDSSIYTTKDALMEHIKWQRRVELYGEGFSFHDHIRWDEGIDLTNSGADDNLYRDGFMQAKPSLNDAWIWKIPQDEIDANPNLTEADQN from the coding sequence ATGTTACGAAAAATTAACCTATTAATTTTAGGATTACTAGCAGTATTTGTTACTGGTTGTTCTGAAGATTTTCTAGAAACAACGCCAACAGATTCTATTGCAGAAGCAGACGCCTTTGCTAGTGTAGACAATATGTTTTTGGTATTAAATGGATTGCATAGAGTTATGTATGCTCAAAATCCGATATCAGGAGGAACTTCAAGTAGAAGTGGACAGAGTTTTTATATGCCAGCTTTAGATGCTATGGGGGGGGAAATGATTCACTCGGCACCAGGTAATGGTTGGATGACAAGTGAGTTAAGATGGTTAACACATACAAACGCCAACTTTACAACAGTAAATAACTTTTGGTACATGCGTTACCATATTATAGCAACATCTAATAACTTAATTAATTTAATTGCGGCAAACGGTTATCCAGAAGCAGATGCAGATGTAAGAAATATTCTTGGTCAAGCGTATGCTTATAGAGCTTGGGCGTATCACCAATTAGTATCAACTTTTGCAAAAGGCTATTTAATTGGTACTCCTGCTACAGACCCTGGTGTTCCTTTATTGTTGGTTACAGGTGCTCCTTTTACTAGTGAAGGTAGAGCAACTGTACAGGTAGTATATGACCAAATAAATGATGATATTGCAAAGTCTATTACTTATTTTAATGGTGCTTCTGACCCTGATAATAAATCTCATTTATCTATAAATGCAGCTCATGGTTTAAAAGCAAGAATAGATTTAACTCAAGGTAACTGGAAAGACGCAGCAGACGCAGCAATAGCAGCACGTGCAGGTTTTCCTTTGTTAGATGAGTCTGATTGGTTATCTGGTTTTAATACTGTAGATCTTTCTGAAGTAATTTGGGGAGGAACTGTTATTGATTCAGAGACAAACTATTATCAATCTTTTTTCTATTTTATTAGCCCTACTTTTAATGGTAGTCAAAATAGATCTAACCCTAAGTTAATAAATAAAGAAGTGTATGATGCAATTCCATCTACAGACTTTAGAATTAATATGGCATTACCATTGGCTCCAAATACAAACTCTTCTGCTTCTAACGGAGAAGGAGGTAGTTATGAGACAGATCCAAACTATGATTCTTCAGATGAATTTTGGGATGCTTGGGAAGCTATTATAACTAAATACGGAATGACTACAGGTCATAATACACACCCTTACATGGCTGTTAAGTTTTTACAGAAAAATCCAGGAACGATAGATCCAGATGACGTTATTTATATGCGTGCTTCAGAAATGTATTTAATAGAAGCAGAAGCTAAAGCAATGCAATCTGATGTTACGGGTGCTCAAGCAGTACTTCAAGTTTTTGGATCTTCAAGAGATACAGCTTATGATTCGTCTATTTATACTACTAAAGATGCTTTAATGGAGCACATTAAGTGGCAAAGAAGAGTAGAACTTTATGGAGAAGGATTTAGTTTTCATGACCATATCCGTTGGGATGAAGGGATTGATTTAACAAACTCTGGAGCTGATGATAACTTATATAGAGATGGTTTTATGCAAGCAAAACCTTCTTTAAATGATGCTTGGATTTGGAAAATTCCACAAGATGAAATTGATGCAAACCCGAATTTAACGGAAGCAGATCAAAATTAA
- a CDS encoding DUF4136 domain-containing protein — protein sequence MKKIFLFLFSAALLTSCNAIKVTTDYDNKVDFNKYKTFAFYRPGIDKAEISDLDKKRILRAIESQLLAQGFSKSENPDMLVSIFTKSREKVNVQQNNNFGYGYGWGWNPWMMGGMNNNINVSQYTEGTLFIDFIDKKKKELVWQGIGTGALKLQNREKKEARINEFVKEIVSRFPPGQEK from the coding sequence ATGAAAAAAATATTCTTATTCCTGTTTAGTGCAGCGTTGCTAACCTCTTGTAATGCTATAAAAGTTACAACAGATTATGATAATAAAGTAGATTTTAATAAGTATAAAACCTTTGCTTTTTATAGACCGGGTATCGACAAAGCAGAAATTTCTGATTTGGATAAAAAAAGAATTTTACGTGCTATAGAATCTCAATTATTAGCGCAAGGTTTTTCTAAATCTGAAAATCCAGATATGTTGGTGAGTATTTTTACCAAGTCTAGAGAAAAAGTGAACGTGCAGCAAAATAATAATTTTGGATACGGTTATGGTTGGGGTTGGAATCCTTGGATGATGGGAGGCATGAATAATAATATTAACGTTTCTCAATACACAGAAGGTACCTTATTTATCGATTTTATTGATAAAAAGAAAAAAGAATTAGTTTGGCAAGGAATTGGTACTGGAGCTTTAAAACTTCAGAATAGAGAAAAAAAAGAGGCTAGAATTAATGAATTTGTAAAAGAGATTGTTTCTAGATTTCCTCCAGGACAAGAAAAATAA